A region from the Clostridium beijerinckii genome encodes:
- a CDS encoding PTS glucose transporter subunit IIBC produces the protein MMKYLQRLGKSLMLPVACLPVASILMGVGYWIDPTGWGANSVVSAFLLKAGGSLIDNMGILFAIGVGVGMSDDNDGTAGLAGLVSWLMITTLLAPGAVAMFSHIDVKEVAPAFSKTQTQFIGILSGLIGAACYNRFKGVKLPDALGFFSGKRCVAIVTAGASIVASLILFFAWPLIYGGLVAFGKSIISTGAIGSGIYAFLNRLLIPFGLHHALNSVFWFDVAGINDLGNFWSGKGVLGQTGMYMTGFFPVMMFGLPAGALAMYHTAKDKKKKAVYGLLLAAAISSFFTGVTEPMEFAFMFLAPGLYLVHAGLTGVSAIVCTLLPVRSGFNFSAGFVDWFLSFKAPMAENPLMLIPIGLVVGVVYYIVFRFVITKFNLKTPGREDDEDEEINVKLSNNDFTQVASIILEGVGGKENVVSIDNCVTRLRLEIRDQAKVNEKIIKSAGISGIIRPGKTSLQVVVGTQVQFVADEFKKLCK, from the coding sequence ATGATGAAGTATTTACAAAGATTAGGCAAATCATTAATGCTTCCAGTTGCTTGTTTACCTGTTGCAAGTATTTTAATGGGTGTTGGTTATTGGATTGATCCTACTGGATGGGGAGCAAACAGCGTAGTTTCAGCTTTCTTATTAAAAGCAGGTGGTTCATTAATCGATAATATGGGAATTTTATTTGCAATTGGTGTAGGTGTTGGAATGTCAGATGATAATGACGGTACAGCAGGACTTGCAGGACTTGTATCATGGCTTATGATTACAACTTTGTTAGCTCCAGGCGCTGTAGCAATGTTTAGCCATATTGATGTTAAAGAAGTAGCACCAGCATTTTCTAAGACTCAAACGCAATTTATTGGTATTTTATCAGGTTTAATTGGTGCTGCTTGTTATAACAGATTTAAAGGAGTTAAATTGCCAGATGCTTTAGGATTTTTTAGTGGAAAAAGATGTGTCGCTATTGTAACAGCAGGAGCATCAATTGTTGCATCTTTAATCTTATTCTTTGCATGGCCTCTTATTTATGGAGGATTAGTAGCTTTCGGTAAATCAATTATATCTACAGGCGCTATTGGTTCTGGTATTTACGCATTCTTAAATAGATTATTAATACCATTTGGTCTTCATCATGCACTTAACTCTGTATTCTGGTTTGATGTAGCTGGAATTAATGATCTTGGTAACTTCTGGTCAGGCAAAGGAGTACTTGGACAAACAGGTATGTATATGACAGGATTCTTCCCAGTAATGATGTTTGGTTTACCAGCAGGTGCATTAGCTATGTATCATACAGCTAAAGACAAAAAGAAAAAAGCAGTATATGGTTTATTATTAGCAGCTGCAATATCTTCTTTCTTTACTGGTGTTACAGAACCAATGGAATTTGCATTCATGTTCTTAGCTCCAGGTTTATATTTAGTTCATGCTGGACTAACAGGTGTTTCTGCAATTGTATGTACATTGTTACCAGTAAGATCAGGATTTAACTTTAGTGCAGGTTTTGTAGATTGGTTCCTAAGTTTTAAGGCACCTATGGCTGAAAATCCACTTATGTTGATTCCAATTGGTCTAGTAGTCGGTGTTGTTTATTATATAGTATTCCGTTTTGTAATTACTAAATTTAATTTAAAAACTCCAGGTAGAGAAGATGATGAAGATGAAGAGATTAATGTGAAACTTTCAAATAATGATTTCACACAAGTAGCATCTATTATCTTAGAAGGTGTTGGCGGAAAAGAAAACGTAGTATCTATTGATAACTGTGTAACTAGATTACGTTTAGAAATTAGAGACCAAGCAAAGGTGAATGAAAAGATTATTAAATCTGCAGGAATATCAGGGATAATAAGACCTGGTAAAACAAGTCTACAAGTTGTTGTTGGAACACAAGTACAATTTGTAGCAGATGAATTTAAAAAATTATGTAAATAG
- a CDS encoding AAA family ATPase — MEGLTREEEVLKYLIKVEKDKKRGITAAELSSYMGLDRTNISRYLNKLYKEKRINKKDGRPVIYSSIEKLIEDNDLSENKYEQIVKNQDSLERLVGAKQSLKLPIQQAKAAILYPPRGLHTIILGETGVGKSLFAEVMYYFAKESNMIAVDAPFVRFNCADYADNPQLVVAQIFGVKKGAFTGADSDKEGLLKKADGGIFFLDEIHRLSPQGQEMLFTFIDKGYFRQLGDTEKKIKAEVQIIVATTEQPQSFLLKTFTRRIPMTIVLPPLRERKLEERYYLLNDFIIAESLRLAKSIYVSKNAIISFLLYDCPSNIGQLKSDVQLSCAKVFLNYKINKNSYILIDQGDLQPRVQKGIMKIQEYRKEIDYLSKNMTDILRFSNEDNVLRNFELEVSQTENSENKSFYSIIENKMEDLKNQGMDETRINNILNIDFEKYFKKYISTITTNFKKDEISKVVDLRVITVVEKMLKMASEKLHREFDQKVYFGLSLHLQGSIERITSQKKIYHPKLNFVRVQYREEFIVAMEIVKIVEKEFNLDVPLDEIGYITMFLSTSNDDNCVQLEEKVSVLVMMHGTSTASSMVEVANSLIGEEYIQALDMPLTMKTEYMFEKAKEKIKKIYNEKGILILVDMGSLINFGNIISNELGIKIKTIDMVTTLTVIEAGRKALNGRSLDSIYNSCQEIGRASIQMPKEDYKDDKELIIITTCFTGEGAAERIKTRISCSLRNIEKVKIIPLDILDKEDFLKKVSELKEKYTILAVVGTVNIFIEGVPFISAQDIFIEQGIKYLEHLLDIEQDFFKVKKALITQITGLDCIKLVTNIRDMIKQIEESLEVRIQNDAQVGILIHVSFLIDKLKHGGNEITFKNLEDYRYKNNKEFILIKKALRVLEQTYEINIGDDELAYIVRMVTENIVIV, encoded by the coding sequence ATGGAAGGTCTGACGAGAGAAGAAGAAGTTCTAAAATATCTAATTAAAGTTGAAAAGGATAAGAAAAGGGGAATAACAGCTGCTGAACTAAGTTCTTATATGGGATTGGATCGGACAAATATAAGTAGATATTTAAATAAACTATATAAGGAGAAGCGAATAAATAAAAAAGATGGAAGACCTGTTATATATAGTAGTATTGAAAAACTAATAGAAGATAACGATTTAAGTGAAAATAAATATGAACAGATAGTTAAAAATCAAGATAGTTTAGAGAGGCTTGTAGGTGCCAAGCAGTCACTTAAGCTACCAATACAACAAGCAAAAGCGGCAATATTATATCCACCTAGGGGACTACATACTATTATATTGGGTGAAACTGGCGTGGGAAAATCATTATTTGCTGAAGTTATGTATTACTTTGCTAAAGAATCAAATATGATAGCTGTTGATGCACCCTTTGTTAGATTTAACTGTGCAGATTATGCAGATAATCCACAATTAGTTGTAGCTCAGATATTTGGAGTAAAAAAAGGAGCATTTACTGGTGCTGATAGTGATAAAGAAGGATTATTAAAGAAAGCAGATGGGGGAATATTTTTTTTAGATGAAATACATAGATTATCGCCACAAGGGCAAGAAATGCTATTTACTTTCATTGATAAGGGATATTTTAGACAACTGGGAGATACTGAGAAAAAAATAAAAGCTGAGGTACAAATTATAGTAGCAACAACTGAACAACCTCAATCGTTCCTATTGAAAACATTTACGCGAAGAATTCCCATGACTATAGTATTACCTCCATTAAGAGAAAGAAAATTGGAAGAAAGATATTACCTTTTAAATGATTTTATAATAGCAGAATCATTGAGGCTAGCGAAGAGCATATATGTAAGTAAAAATGCAATTATATCATTTTTATTATATGATTGTCCGAGTAATATAGGTCAATTGAAAAGTGATGTTCAGCTTTCTTGTGCTAAGGTATTTTTAAATTATAAAATAAATAAAAATAGTTATATTTTAATAGATCAAGGTGACTTGCAACCTAGAGTTCAAAAAGGAATAATGAAAATCCAAGAATATAGAAAAGAAATAGATTATTTATCCAAAAACATGACGGATATTTTAAGATTTTCTAATGAAGATAATGTATTAAGAAATTTTGAATTAGAGGTTAGTCAAACAGAAAATTCTGAGAATAAGAGTTTTTACTCAATTATAGAAAACAAGATGGAAGACTTAAAAAACCAAGGCATGGACGAAACTAGGATAAATAATATTTTAAATATTGATTTTGAAAAGTATTTTAAAAAATATATTAGTACTATAACTACAAACTTTAAAAAAGATGAAATTTCAAAGGTTGTGGATTTAAGAGTAATAACAGTTGTTGAAAAAATGTTAAAAATGGCATCAGAAAAATTACACAGAGAATTTGATCAAAAAGTTTACTTTGGATTATCACTTCATTTGCAAGGCAGCATTGAAAGGATTACTTCACAAAAAAAGATATATCATCCTAAACTTAATTTTGTCAGGGTTCAATACAGAGAAGAATTCATTGTAGCCATGGAAATAGTTAAGATTGTTGAAAAAGAATTTAATTTAGATGTCCCATTAGATGAAATAGGTTATATAACTATGTTTTTATCTACAAGTAATGATGATAATTGTGTACAATTAGAAGAAAAAGTTAGTGTATTAGTTATGATGCATGGAACAAGTACAGCTAGCAGTATGGTAGAAGTAGCTAATTCGTTGATAGGAGAAGAATATATACAAGCATTGGATATGCCACTAACAATGAAAACAGAATATATGTTTGAAAAGGCTAAGGAAAAGATTAAAAAAATATACAATGAAAAGGGTATATTAATCTTAGTTGATATGGGATCATTAATTAACTTTGGAAATATTATTAGTAATGAGTTGGGAATCAAAATTAAAACAATTGATATGGTAACAACTTTAACTGTTATTGAAGCAGGGAGAAAAGCTTTAAATGGTAGAAGTTTAGATTCGATATATAATTCATGTCAGGAGATAGGAAGGGCATCTATACAAATGCCTAAAGAAGATTATAAGGATGATAAAGAACTTATTATAATTACTACATGCTTTACAGGTGAAGGTGCAGCAGAAAGAATAAAAACAAGAATAAGTTGTAGTTTGAGAAATATAGAGAAAGTAAAGATAATACCTCTTGATATTTTAGATAAAGAAGACTTTTTAAAAAAGGTAAGTGAATTAAAAGAAAAGTATACAATATTAGCAGTTGTAGGAACCGTAAACATATTTATTGAAGGCGTGCCATTCATATCTGCCCAAGATATTTTTATAGAACAAGGAATAAAATATTTAGAACATTTACTTGATATTGAACAAGACTTTTTTAAGGTAAAGAAAGCATTAATAACTCAAATAACGGGATTAGATTGTATAAAATTAGTTACTAATATTAGAGATATGATAAAACAAATAGAAGAAAGCTTAGAAGTAAGAATACAGAATGATGCACAAGTAGGAATTTTAATTCATGTGAGTTTCCTTATAGATAAGCTAAAACATGGTGGAAATGAAATAACATTTAAAAATCTTGAAGATTATAGATATAAAAATAATAAAGAATTTATATTAATTAAAAAGGCTTTAAGAGTTTTAGAACAAACCTATGAGATAAACATTGGAGATGATGAATTAGCATATATAGTTAGGATGGTTACAGAAAATATAGTTATTGTGTAA
- a CDS encoding PTS sugar transporter subunit IIB translates to MKKILLVCCAGMSTSLLVSKMEAAAKVKGIECRIQAIGETDAKEYIDDTDILLLGPQVRFLLSKFKKSLEGKNIPVEVINTVHYGTMNGEKVLERALELIENK, encoded by the coding sequence ATGAAGAAAATATTATTAGTTTGTTGTGCAGGAATGTCTACAAGTTTATTAGTTTCAAAAATGGAAGCAGCAGCAAAAGTAAAAGGGATTGAGTGTAGAATACAAGCTATAGGTGAAACAGATGCTAAGGAATATATAGATGATACAGATATTTTATTATTAGGGCCACAAGTTAGATTTTTATTATCAAAATTCAAAAAGAGTTTAGAAGGAAAAAATATACCAGTAGAAGTAATAAATACAGTTCATTATGGAACAATGAACGGAGAAAAAGTTTTAGAGAGAGCTTTAGAGCTTATAGAAAATAAGTAG
- a CDS encoding PTS lactose/cellobiose transporter subunit IIA: MEEIIMNLIVHSGEVRSYSMEAIQCAKKGNIDEAKELIVKAEEELSKAHNVQTSLIQKEASGEKTEVSLLMVHAQDHLMTSMTLKTLAVEIIDIHEELHKK, encoded by the coding sequence ATGGAAGAAATAATAATGAATCTTATAGTACACAGTGGAGAAGTTAGAAGTTATTCAATGGAAGCAATTCAATGTGCTAAAAAAGGAAATATAGATGAAGCAAAAGAACTAATAGTAAAAGCTGAAGAAGAACTATCCAAAGCACATAATGTTCAAACATCTTTAATACAAAAAGAAGCTAGTGGAGAAAAGACAGAAGTTTCACTACTTATGGTACATGCTCAAGATCATTTGATGACAAGTATGACATTAAAAACTCTTGCAGTAGAAATCATAGATATACATGAAGAATTACACAAGAAATAG
- a CDS encoding ATPase has translation MKYVIGVDGGGTKTEASAYDSHGKVIATSIKGFANLLNNKEIALDNIVSAIREIINRFGTNDLNGVYLGIAGSEVGENSKIISDTIKRELKINCVVMNDAEIALKAMLKGKDGILTIAGTGSVAFGINNNVTSRCGGWGNLLGDEGSGYRVSIDAIKRMIYEEENSIEKSELTKKIMKHLEIISVEEVTKFVYSSTKDEIAALTPIVARLGEAGDEIAAGILIKEGRELAKTVINVYKKLKFKSCSIALVGGVIRKAKVLRNAFEDYLRESIVIEDIVDEEISPTIGAYYINKIK, from the coding sequence ATGAAGTATGTAATAGGAGTGGATGGTGGAGGAACAAAAACAGAGGCTAGTGCTTATGACTCACATGGAAAAGTTATAGCAACATCAATAAAAGGCTTTGCAAATTTATTAAATAATAAAGAAATAGCTTTAGATAATATAGTAAGTGCTATAAGGGAAATAATAAATAGATTTGGAACTAATGATCTTAATGGAGTATATTTAGGGATTGCTGGATCAGAGGTTGGTGAAAATTCAAAGATAATTTCAGATACAATAAAAAGAGAATTAAAAATTAATTGTGTGGTTATGAATGATGCAGAAATAGCATTAAAGGCTATGCTAAAAGGAAAAGATGGAATACTGACTATAGCTGGTACGGGCTCAGTGGCTTTTGGAATTAATAATAATGTTACTTCGAGATGCGGAGGCTGGGGAAATCTATTAGGAGATGAAGGCAGCGGATATAGAGTTTCAATAGATGCAATAAAGAGAATGATATATGAAGAAGAAAATTCTATTGAAAAATCAGAGTTAACTAAAAAGATTATGAAACACCTAGAAATTATTTCAGTAGAAGAGGTAACAAAGTTTGTATATTCATCAACTAAGGATGAGATAGCAGCTTTAACTCCAATAGTTGCAAGACTCGGAGAAGCTGGTGATGAAATAGCAGCTGGAATATTGATTAAAGAAGGAAGAGAACTTGCTAAGACAGTTATAAATGTATACAAGAAATTAAAGTTTAAAAGCTGCTCTATAGCATTAGTTGGCGGAGTTATTAGAAAAGCTAAAGTACTTAGAAATGCTTTTGAAGATTATTTAAGAGAAAGTATAGTAATTGAAGACATTGTAGATGAAGAAATTTCTCCAACAATAGGAGCTTACTATATAAACAAAATTAAATAA
- a CDS encoding DUF871 domain-containing protein: protein MKRLGISVYPSHNDINEIIKYIHLAGKYGFKRIFTCLISVADKKVEDIIGEFKTMVAAAKEENMEVIADLDPTIFEKLHASIYDLKVFKDMGLDGIRLDMGFSGYEESIMSFNEYGLKIELNMSSGTKYIDNILSYKANTNNLYACHNFYPHKYTGLSFKHFIKCSKQFKELGLNTAAFVNSSSAKYGPWPVSEGLCTLEIHRDLPIDVQAKHLLSTGLIDDIIIANSFACEEELKALSELNKEKLIFKIEFNESATELDKKIVLEEFHNNRGDVSEYMLRSTQSRVKYKGESFPAVNTIDIKRGDILIDSDLYTKYAGELQVALKDMKNSGKTNVVGKIADEEIFLLDYIEPWMNFGFNLNKSPNA, encoded by the coding sequence ATGAAAAGATTAGGAATTTCAGTTTATCCAAGCCATAATGACATAAATGAAATAATTAAGTATATACATTTAGCAGGAAAGTATGGATTTAAGAGAATATTTACATGTCTGATTTCAGTAGCTGATAAAAAAGTAGAAGATATAATAGGCGAGTTTAAAACTATGGTGGCAGCAGCAAAAGAAGAAAATATGGAGGTTATTGCAGATTTAGATCCAACAATATTTGAAAAATTACATGCATCTATATACGACTTAAAGGTATTTAAGGATATGGGTTTAGATGGAATAAGATTAGATATGGGTTTTAGTGGTTATGAAGAGTCTATTATGAGTTTTAATGAATATGGATTGAAAATAGAATTAAATATGAGTAGTGGAACTAAGTACATTGATAATATTCTATCATATAAAGCTAATACTAATAATTTATATGCATGTCACAATTTTTATCCTCATAAATATACAGGACTTTCATTTAAACATTTTATAAAATGCTCAAAACAATTTAAGGAACTAGGGTTAAATACAGCAGCATTTGTAAATTCATCCAGTGCAAAGTATGGACCTTGGCCAGTTTCAGAAGGTTTATGCACATTAGAAATCCATAGGGATTTACCAATAGATGTACAAGCTAAACATCTTCTATCAACAGGGTTAATTGATGATATTATAATAGCAAATTCATTTGCATGTGAAGAAGAACTTAAGGCATTAAGTGAATTAAATAAAGAAAAATTAATATTTAAGATTGAATTTAATGAAAGCGCAACTGAACTAGATAAAAAAATTGTTCTTGAAGAGTTTCATAATAATAGAGGAGATGTCTCAGAATACATGTTAAGGTCTACTCAAAGTAGAGTTAAATATAAAGGTGAAAGTTTTCCAGCAGTTAATACTATTGATATAAAAAGAGGAGATATATTAATAGATTCAGATTTATATACTAAATATGCAGGTGAGCTTCAAGTTGCTTTAAAAGATATGAAGAACAGTGGCAAGACTAATGTAGTGGGTAAGATAGCAGATGAGGAAATATTTCTATTAGACTATATTGAACCTTGGATGAACTTTGGTTTTAACTTAAATAAGAGCCCAAATGCATAG
- a CDS encoding PTS lactose transporter subunit IIC has translation MNKFFEWMEEHFVPIAAKIGSQRHLMAIRDGFATIMPIIMAGAFAVLFNNLGFQWYQNLLNSILPVGWQAWGGNIWTGSFAIMSILVVFTVSYHLARSYEKDGLAAGIVAEAASIILYAATPDGGALPFTFLGAQGLFIALIVALVSTELFVKLIGNPRLVIKMPDGVPPAVTKSFAALIPSIIILAIAAGIKQLFITFSITDMHQALFFTIQKPLQGFAGSLGGVLIIVFLTQVLWVFGLHGSNILAPVINALLLPLLMANTEAIKNGLQPENILSSQFLDSFVYMGGSGATIALIIAIYILGKKAGTQQRTIANLGLAPGCFNINEPIVFGMPIVLNPMYCVPFILAPMVSTIIAYVLTYIGFVPKVSIMAAWTTPPILNALISTNSIMGAVTSVICLAVSVIIYLPFVYIAGKAEIKVEEGAGVEI, from the coding sequence ATGAACAAATTTTTTGAATGGATGGAAGAACACTTTGTGCCAATTGCAGCTAAAATTGGTTCACAAAGACATCTTATGGCAATCAGGGATGGGTTCGCTACAATTATGCCAATAATTATGGCAGGAGCATTTGCAGTATTATTTAATAATTTAGGCTTTCAATGGTATCAAAACTTATTGAATTCAATCTTACCTGTAGGATGGCAAGCCTGGGGAGGCAATATTTGGACTGGATCATTTGCAATAATGTCTATATTAGTTGTATTTACGGTATCATATCATTTAGCAAGATCATATGAAAAAGATGGTTTAGCAGCTGGAATAGTAGCTGAAGCAGCATCTATCATTCTATATGCAGCAACTCCGGATGGGGGAGCATTACCATTTACATTCTTAGGAGCACAAGGACTATTTATTGCATTAATAGTAGCATTAGTATCTACAGAACTATTTGTTAAATTAATAGGAAATCCTAGATTGGTAATAAAAATGCCTGATGGAGTACCACCAGCTGTTACTAAATCATTTGCAGCATTAATTCCATCAATTATAATCCTAGCAATAGCAGCAGGTATTAAGCAGTTATTTATAACATTTAGCATAACAGATATGCATCAAGCACTATTCTTTACAATTCAAAAGCCATTACAAGGATTTGCAGGAAGCTTAGGTGGAGTATTGATAATAGTATTCTTAACACAAGTATTATGGGTCTTTGGACTACATGGGTCAAACATACTTGCACCAGTAATAAATGCATTATTACTTCCACTACTTATGGCTAACACAGAAGCAATTAAAAATGGATTACAACCAGAAAACATATTAAGCAGTCAATTCTTAGATTCATTTGTATATATGGGTGGATCAGGAGCTACAATAGCTTTAATAATTGCAATATATATATTAGGGAAAAAAGCAGGTACTCAACAAAGAACAATTGCTAACTTAGGACTAGCACCAGGATGCTTCAATATAAATGAACCAATAGTATTTGGTATGCCAATAGTATTAAACCCAATGTACTGCGTTCCATTTATATTAGCACCTATGGTTTCAACAATTATAGCATATGTATTAACTTATATAGGATTTGTACCAAAAGTATCAATAATGGCAGCTTGGACAACACCACCAATTTTAAATGCATTGATATCTACTAATTCAATTATGGGTGCAGTTACGTCTGTTATTTGCTTAGCTGTAAGTGTAATAATATATCTTCCATTTGTATATATTGCAGGTAAAGCAGAGATAAAAGTTGAGGAAGGCGCAGGAGTAGAAATTTAA
- a CDS encoding PTS glucose transporter subunit IIA, whose protein sequence is MLNFFKKSSNKEVKLIAPVTGETIDLSKVPDTVFAQKIAGDGIAVDSTGDVIVAPADGELTLICETLHAFAMTLSNGAELLIHIGINTVSLNGEGFELLAKAGSKVKAGTPIIKINRDFILNKGFSLITPVLVTNMDIVSELHMNVDQAVVAGQDEVINFKVY, encoded by the coding sequence ATGCTTAATTTTTTTAAGAAGAGTTCAAATAAAGAAGTAAAATTAATTGCGCCTGTAACTGGTGAAACCATAGATTTATCTAAAGTACCTGATACTGTATTTGCACAAAAAATAGCTGGTGATGGAATTGCTGTAGATTCTACTGGTGATGTAATAGTTGCTCCTGCTGATGGAGAATTGACATTAATATGTGAAACACTGCATGCCTTTGCCATGACACTTTCAAATGGCGCTGAGTTATTAATTCATATAGGAATTAATACTGTTTCTTTAAATGGTGAAGGATTTGAACTGCTAGCTAAAGCTGGAAGTAAGGTTAAAGCTGGAACACCAATTATAAAAATAAATAGAGATTTTATTTTAAATAAAGGTTTTTCATTAATAACCCCAGTTTTAGTTACCAATATGGATATTGTAAGCGAATTACATATGAATGTTGATCAAGCTGTTGTTGCAGGACAAGATGAAGTAATTAACTTTAAAGTATACTAG
- a CDS encoding MurR/RpiR family transcriptional regulator produces the protein MSCLYKIKSCENFTKTEEKISKYIIENVNSIIYDSVQDIAAKTNTSAAAVIRFSKKLAYNGFAELKLDLAKDNTEEVPLFSEKICQKDSLKTIVKKSMASDTSAVQQTYKLLRIETLNNAVQAMKNAKRIYLFGISSSGICCYDLAQKLSRVGYDVVFYNDFHMQLAATTYITKQDVALAVSYSGNTKEINVAMEHAKNQGATTISITQFIKSPLLKFSDLVLYVPSQEKDLRLGAVSSRNASLILTDLLYLGMIKDELDDYKKNLMASRNLVNKLRS, from the coding sequence ATGAGTTGTTTATATAAAATTAAATCATGTGAAAATTTTACAAAAACAGAAGAAAAAATTTCTAAATATATTATAGAAAATGTTAATAGTATAATATATGATTCTGTTCAAGATATTGCTGCTAAAACAAATACATCAGCTGCTGCAGTTATAAGATTTTCAAAAAAGCTTGCATATAATGGGTTTGCTGAACTAAAGCTTGATCTTGCAAAAGATAATACGGAAGAAGTTCCTTTATTTTCTGAAAAAATTTGTCAAAAAGATTCTTTAAAAACAATAGTAAAAAAATCAATGGCATCTGATACTTCCGCTGTTCAACAAACTTATAAACTTCTAAGAATAGAAACTTTAAATAATGCAGTGCAAGCTATGAAAAATGCTAAGCGTATCTACTTATTTGGAATAAGCAGTTCTGGCATATGTTGTTATGATTTAGCCCAAAAGTTATCTCGTGTTGGTTATGATGTAGTGTTTTATAACGATTTTCATATGCAATTAGCAGCAACAACCTATATAACTAAACAGGATGTTGCTCTTGCAGTTAGTTATAGTGGAAATACAAAAGAAATAAATGTAGCAATGGAACATGCCAAAAATCAAGGTGCAACTACTATTTCAATAACTCAGTTTATAAAAAGTCCATTATTAAAATTCTCAGATTTAGTTTTATATGTGCCGTCTCAAGAAAAAGATTTAAGGCTTGGAGCTGTTTCATCAAGAAATGCATCTTTAATTTTAACAGATTTATTATATTTAGGTATGATTAAAGATGAATTAGATGATTACAAGAAAAATTTAATGGCTTCGAGAAATTTAGTAAATAAATTACGATCATAA
- the murQ gene encoding N-acetylmuramic acid 6-phosphate etherase, whose product MKVNLNVLDTEKINEDSINIDIMDTKNILNIINNEDKKVALAVEKVIPYIENLINLAYEKMLLGGRIIYIGAGTSGRLGVLDASECPPTYGVDPSLVQGLIAGGYSALLKAKEGAEDSLTLAKEDLENIKLNKNDTVIGLAASGRTPYVIGGLDYAHEIGALTGAISCVHSSEISKHAIVSIEAIVGPEVVTGSTRMKAGSAQKMILNMISTSLMVKLGKVYHNLMVDVQPTNEKLVERAKNIIATSGKCTIDEAYKYLVQSDYNVKVAICMVLTKENKEVCNEILNKENGNISKALRNIKN is encoded by the coding sequence ATGAAAGTAAATCTAAACGTTCTTGATACAGAGAAAATTAATGAAGATAGTATAAATATCGATATTATGGATACAAAGAACATACTTAATATAATTAACAATGAAGATAAAAAGGTGGCACTCGCTGTAGAAAAAGTAATTCCTTATATTGAAAATTTAATAAATCTAGCATACGAAAAAATGTTATTAGGTGGGCGTATAATATATATCGGTGCTGGTACAAGCGGAAGATTAGGTGTATTAGATGCTAGTGAATGTCCCCCAACTTATGGAGTAGATCCATCTTTAGTCCAAGGATTAATTGCCGGAGGCTATAGCGCACTGCTTAAAGCAAAAGAAGGCGCAGAAGATTCATTAACTCTTGCCAAAGAGGATTTAGAAAATATAAAATTAAATAAAAATGATACTGTAATAGGATTAGCTGCCAGCGGAAGAACACCTTATGTAATTGGCGGACTTGATTATGCACATGAAATTGGTGCATTAACTGGAGCAATTTCATGTGTACATTCTTCTGAAATTAGCAAGCATGCAATCGTGTCAATTGAGGCCATAGTAGGTCCTGAAGTTGTGACTGGTAGTACAAGAATGAAAGCTGGAAGTGCACAAAAAATGATTTTAAATATGATTTCCACTTCATTAATGGTAAAACTTGGAAAAGTTTATCATAATTTAATGGTTGATGTTCAGCCAACTAACGAAAAATTAGTAGAACGTGCTAAGAATATTATAGCTACAAGTGGAAAATGTACAATAGATGAGGCTTATAAGTATTTGGTGCAAAGTGACTATAATGTTAAAGTTGCAATATGCATGGTTTTAACAAAGGAAAATAAAGAAGTATGTAACGAAATCTTAAATAAAGAAAATGGAAATATATCTAAAGCACTTCGAAATATAAAAAATTAA